One region of Zingiber officinale cultivar Zhangliang chromosome 7B, Zo_v1.1, whole genome shotgun sequence genomic DNA includes:
- the LOC122006498 gene encoding protein PLASTID MOVEMENT IMPAIRED 2-like, with protein sequence MDEPSQPEAVGSVKAAISLFGERIRSRKQEKLSSQVFPQEDLPSKTKEFLQAKANIGRLNDIKSSAEREKARAESKLLRVRNVAKELASEIEESNARRSEMQSVSKSSRVEEELQYSRVMQELGQAKRELSSLKLDVASALEAKAKAEKEIEVSGCKAASYTRSIAELQRKIDEADEEHVLVELARIEAEKERREIEERRRTEADLFATEIETAKKRIEELRRELHRSKELEMKLKVTNTDVNVLQREMELVRAMERNYRAESIAKSNNKRREQDSALQSAEAELKAAKQELASIKEVSFQLMVSMDTIREELRHISEEINKLQKLEKKAETDIQHLNAKLAKAKSLLEAATMADERSKSIVTDLSSALQQMQRETVAANEEKQQTDEDIKTIRDEIGKVESDVDSGSEKLQAAMRELEAVKASEVKALRKLRDVAHKAMRSRAVSISRVSTMTISKSEFEYLNQQATAAQEVAAKKVEAARAWVEALEAREKEILLKTETVERDITESKGEERSSIVQDREMDELREKEEEDNGGHAQSAVEKPRKTMRESSAVASSRRSKATRLSTSSAARNARSPSFTIKRKKIIPNLFKLLGDQKNRQHK encoded by the exons ATGGATGAACCATCGCAGCCTGAAGCTGTTGGTTCGGTGAAAGCGGCCATCAGTTTGTTCGGGGAAAGGATTCGTAGCCGGAAGCAGGAGAAGCTCAGCAGCCAGGTCTTTCCACAAGAG GATTTGCCTTCCAAAACGAAGGAATTCCTCCAAGCGAAAGCGAACATTGGCAGGCTGAATGATATCAAGAGCTCTGCGGAAAGAGAGAAAGCCAGGGCGGAGTCCAAATTGCTTCGCGTTAGAAATGTGGCAAAGGAACTGGCGTCCGAGATCGAGGAGTCGAATGCCCGGAGATCAGAGATGCAGTCGGTATCGAAATCATCAAGAGTCGAGGAGGAACTCCAGTATTCCAGAGTGATGCAGGAGCTGGGCCAAGCGAAGAGAGAACTGAGCAGCCTCAAGCTCGACGTGGCTTCGGCATTAGAGGCGAAGGCGAAAGCAGAGAAGGAGATCGAAGTCTCCGGCTGCAAGGCTGCAAGTTATACGCGCTCCATCGCGGAGTTACAGAGGAAGATAGACGAGGCTGACGAAGAGCATGTGCTGGTCGAGCTCGCGAGGATTGAGGCCGAGAAAGAACGTCGAGAGATCGAGGAACGAAGAAGGACCGAAGCTGATTTGTTCGCTACGGAAATTGAAACTGCCAAGAAGAGGATTGAGGAGCTCCGAAGGGAGCTCCATAGGTCGAAAGAGCTCGAAATGAAGCTTAAAGTCACTAACACAGATGTGAATGTGTTGCAAAGGGAGATGGAATTGGTTCGAGCCATGGAGAGGAACTACCGAGCAGAGTCGATAGCCAAATCCAACAACAAGAGAAGAGAACAGGATTCTGCACTCCAATCCGCTGAAGCTGAATTGAAGGCAGCCAAACAAGAATTAGCTTCCATCAAGGAAGTGAGTTTTCAGTTGATGGTCTCGATGGATACTATAAGAGAGGAACTGAGGCACATTTCTGAAGAGATAAACAAACTCCAGAAGCTAGAAAAGAAAGCTGAAACAGACATCCAGCACCTCAATGCGAAGCTGGCAAAAGCAAAGTCCTTGCTGGAAGCTGCAACAATGGCCGACGAGAGGTCGAAATCCATCGTTACCGATCTGTCTTCTGCCCTCCAGCAAATGCAAAGAGAGACCGTGGCCGCGAATGAGGAAAAGCAACAGACTGATGAAGATATCAAGACCATCCGCGATGAAATTGGCAAAGTAGAATCGGATGTCGATTCGGGTTCGGAGAAACTGCAGGCGGCCATGCGGGAGCTCGAAGCTGTGAAAGCTTCTGAAGTGAAGGCGCTCAGGAAGCTGAGGGATGTAGCTCACAAAGCGATGAGAAGTAGAGCCGTGTCGATTTCAAGGGTTTCCACCATGACCATCTCAAAGAGTGAGTTCGAGTATCTGAATCAGCAAGCGACTGCGGCGCAGGAAGTTGCGGCAAAGAAAGTGGAGGCTGCTCGTGCATGGGTGGAAGCATTGGAAGCTCGAGAGAAGGAGATACTGCTGAAGACTGAGACCGTCGAGAGGGATATCACAGAGTCCAAAGGCGAGGAGAGATCATCGATCGTTCAAGATCGAGAAATGGATGAActgagagagaaagaagaagaggacaACGGCGGCCATGCGCAAAGTGCCGTGGAGAAACCAAGAAAAACCATGAGAGAGTCTTCAGCGGTGGCATCATCAAGGAGGAGTAAGGCGACAAGGCTTTCGACCTCATCTGCAGCTCGAAATGCCCGGTCGCCGTCGTTTACTATAAAGAGGAAAAAGATCATTCCTAATTTGTTCAAGCTTCTCGGCGATCAGAAGAACAGACAGCACAAGTGA